In Streptantibioticus cattleyicolor NRRL 8057 = DSM 46488, a genomic segment contains:
- a CDS encoding class I SAM-dependent methyltransferase, which translates to MTQAPVPTRAGTGARPDEAVLAAFEAAKGFMPVDEGLALYAAAVTAGRLGLPLLEVGTYCGRSTILLAAAAREAGVSAVTVDHHRGSEEQQPGWEYHDPGLVDPEVGLMDTLPSFRRTLHAAGLEDQVIALVGRSPRAAALWAAPLGLVFIDGGHTDEHATADYEGWTPHLADGGLLVIHDVFPDPADGGQAPYRVYLRALDSGRFEELSVTGSLRVLRRTPPR; encoded by the coding sequence ATGACCCAGGCACCGGTGCCGACGCGAGCGGGGACGGGGGCACGGCCGGACGAGGCCGTGCTGGCGGCCTTCGAGGCGGCCAAGGGGTTCATGCCCGTGGACGAGGGGCTGGCGCTGTACGCGGCGGCGGTGACGGCGGGGCGGCTGGGGCTGCCGCTGCTGGAGGTCGGCACGTACTGCGGGCGCTCCACCATCCTGCTGGCCGCCGCCGCGCGGGAGGCCGGGGTGAGCGCGGTCACCGTGGACCACCACCGCGGCAGCGAGGAGCAGCAGCCCGGCTGGGAGTACCACGACCCCGGGCTGGTCGACCCGGAGGTCGGGCTGATGGACACGCTGCCCTCGTTCCGCCGCACCCTGCACGCGGCCGGCCTGGAGGACCAGGTGATCGCGCTGGTCGGCCGCTCCCCCCGGGCCGCCGCGCTCTGGGCCGCCCCGCTCGGCCTGGTCTTCATCGACGGCGGCCACACCGACGAACACGCCACCGCCGACTACGAGGGGTGGACCCCGCACCTGGCCGACGGCGGCCTCCTCGTCATCCACGACGTCTTCCCCGACCCCGCCGACGGCGGCCAGGCCCCCTACCGCGTCTACCTCCGCGCCCTGGACTCCGGCCGCTTCGAAGAGCTCTCCGTCACCGGCTCACTCCGCGTCCTGCGCCGCACCCCGCCCCGCTGA
- a CDS encoding N-acetylmuramoyl-L-alanine amidase, protein MSGDSGEPTRGPRRGPGGAAALAVAALVPTGFAGWLVYQAAQGHAQGHPHAAPAPVHTPTASASRPVPSPTAAGRPLAGKVVVLDPGHNNGNQFHTVEIDRQVDIGTNRKECDTTGTSTDAGYPEASFTLDVSRRVRTLLTALGAKVELTQDGDRAWGPCVDERARIANEAHADASVSVHADGGPADGRGFHVIMPAPVRAGAADTTGIAAPSRRLGLAVRSRFAADTGTSYADYLGGGSGMTVRDDLGGLNLSKVPKVFVECGNMRNARDAALLTDPAWRQRAARGISDGIAAFLQGRG, encoded by the coding sequence ATGTCCGGCGACAGCGGCGAACCGACGAGGGGCCCGCGCCGTGGCCCTGGCGGGGCGGCGGCGCTGGCGGTGGCGGCGTTGGTGCCGACGGGGTTCGCCGGGTGGCTGGTGTACCAGGCGGCGCAGGGGCACGCGCAAGGGCACCCGCACGCCGCACCGGCGCCGGTCCACACGCCGACGGCGTCCGCGTCCCGGCCCGTACCCTCCCCCACCGCCGCCGGCCGTCCGCTGGCCGGCAAGGTGGTCGTGCTGGACCCGGGCCACAACAACGGCAACCAGTTCCACACGGTCGAGATCGACCGCCAGGTCGACATCGGTACCAACCGCAAGGAATGCGACACCACGGGCACCTCCACCGACGCCGGTTACCCGGAGGCGTCCTTCACCCTGGACGTCTCGCGGCGGGTGCGGACGCTGCTGACCGCGCTGGGCGCCAAGGTGGAGCTGACCCAGGACGGCGACCGGGCGTGGGGGCCGTGCGTGGACGAGCGGGCCCGGATCGCCAACGAGGCGCACGCCGACGCGAGCGTGTCGGTGCACGCGGACGGCGGCCCGGCGGACGGCCGGGGCTTCCATGTGATCATGCCCGCGCCGGTGCGCGCCGGGGCGGCCGACACCACCGGCATCGCGGCCCCGTCGCGCCGGCTGGGACTGGCGGTGCGTTCCCGTTTCGCGGCCGACACCGGCACCTCGTACGCCGACTACCTCGGCGGCGGCAGCGGGATGACGGTCCGCGACGACCTCGGCGGGCTCAACCTGTCGAAGGTCCCCAAGGTCTTCGTCGAGTGCGGGAACATGCGCAACGCGCGGGACGCGGCGCTGCTGACCGATCCGGCGTGGCGGCAGCGGGCCGCCCGGGGCATCTCGGACGGGATCGCCGCTTTTCTCCAGGGCCGCGGCTGA
- a CDS encoding DUF5336 domain-containing protein, translated as MNIRSLTRGDGGVIGAAVLLLIASFLPYFSIDQCNTSDCSVSGWSPALYPLLPAVTLAGLIAAAFLIAARALPEDRRLLGISLPYWGTVTAVVTAWSAIWSLFGDLAYDPHGQGFNKQVSLGIGAYLGLVAALALAALSVLSRTAPALKAPLLPAAKPAPQQYTGQPYGASPAAGYGYPAAGQPGYAAAPQAGGPGAAGAPEPEFAPFWFAVPVTRPLYSEDGSPVPIDELAPGTWYLAVEQRGSALVAQTQTGRRGVLQDTSGIQRG; from the coding sequence GTGAACATCCGCTCCCTCACCCGAGGAGACGGCGGGGTGATCGGTGCAGCGGTGCTGCTGCTGATCGCGTCCTTCCTGCCGTACTTCTCCATCGACCAGTGCAACACCTCCGACTGCTCGGTCAGCGGCTGGAGCCCGGCGCTCTACCCGCTGCTGCCGGCCGTGACGCTGGCCGGGCTGATCGCCGCGGCGTTCCTGATCGCCGCCCGCGCGCTGCCGGAGGACCGCCGGCTGCTGGGGATATCGCTGCCGTACTGGGGCACCGTGACCGCGGTGGTCACCGCCTGGTCGGCGATCTGGTCGCTCTTCGGCGACCTCGCCTACGACCCGCACGGGCAGGGGTTCAACAAGCAGGTGAGCCTGGGCATCGGCGCCTACCTGGGGCTGGTGGCGGCGCTGGCGCTGGCCGCGCTGTCGGTGCTCTCGCGTACCGCGCCGGCCCTGAAGGCGCCGCTGCTGCCGGCCGCCAAGCCGGCGCCGCAGCAGTACACGGGGCAGCCGTACGGGGCCTCGCCGGCCGCCGGTTACGGCTATCCGGCGGCGGGTCAGCCGGGGTACGCGGCGGCGCCGCAGGCGGGCGGACCGGGCGCGGCGGGGGCGCCCGAGCCGGAGTTCGCGCCGTTCTGGTTCGCCGTGCCGGTGACCCGGCCGCTGTACTCGGAGGACGGTTCTCCGGTGCCGATCGACGAGTTGGCGCCGGGCACCTGGTACCTGGCGGTGGAGCAGCGGGGTTCGGCGCTGGTGGCGCAGACCCAGACCGGGCGCCGCGGGGTGCTCCAGGACACCTCGGGCATCCAGCGCGGCTGA
- a CDS encoding LLM class F420-dependent oxidoreductase: protein MRLGLALGYWGRGPDPGHVALAVEAERLGYHSVWTAESWGSDAFTPLTWIAARTSRILLGTAVAQMAARAPAATAMHALTLDHLSGGRMLLGLGLSGPQVVEGWYGRPFPASPLTATREYVAVVRQVLRREAPVELAGEYHPLPYRGPDATGLGRPLKAITHPLRPGLPVLLGAEGPRNVAQAARIADGWLPLYWSPERAGLFADALAAAEPGFMVAPLVRAAVCDNPAQGLAPVKAMLGFYIGGMGAASRNFHADLMARMGYPEQAREIRRLFLAGRRAEAVAAVPDAFADEISLVGPRERIAERLAAWRAGPVTDLLVTAPDADTLRVLAELVL from the coding sequence ATGCGGCTGGGGCTGGCGCTGGGGTACTGGGGGCGGGGCCCGGACCCCGGGCACGTGGCGCTCGCGGTGGAGGCCGAACGCCTCGGCTACCACTCGGTGTGGACCGCGGAGTCCTGGGGCTCGGACGCCTTCACCCCGCTGACCTGGATCGCGGCCCGTACCAGCCGCATCCTGCTGGGCACCGCGGTGGCCCAGATGGCCGCCCGCGCCCCGGCCGCCACCGCCATGCACGCGCTCACCCTGGACCATCTGTCCGGCGGGCGGATGCTGCTGGGGCTGGGGCTGTCCGGCCCGCAGGTTGTCGAGGGGTGGTACGGACGCCCGTTCCCGGCCAGCCCGCTGACCGCGACCCGCGAGTACGTGGCCGTGGTCCGCCAGGTGCTGCGCCGCGAGGCCCCGGTGGAGCTGGCCGGGGAGTACCACCCGCTGCCGTACCGGGGGCCGGACGCCACCGGGCTCGGCCGGCCGCTCAAGGCGATCACCCATCCGCTCCGCCCCGGTCTGCCGGTGCTGCTCGGCGCCGAGGGCCCGCGCAACGTCGCCCAGGCCGCCCGGATCGCCGACGGCTGGTTGCCGTTGTACTGGTCGCCGGAGCGCGCCGGGCTCTTCGCCGACGCGCTGGCGGCGGCGGAACCGGGCTTCATGGTGGCCCCGCTGGTCCGCGCGGCGGTCTGCGACAACCCGGCGCAGGGGCTGGCCCCGGTCAAGGCGATGCTGGGGTTCTACATCGGCGGCATGGGCGCCGCGTCGCGCAACTTCCACGCCGATCTGATGGCCCGGATGGGATACCCGGAGCAGGCGCGGGAGATCCGGCGGCTCTTCCTGGCCGGGCGGCGGGCGGAGGCGGTGGCGGCGGTGCCGGACGCCTTCGCCGACGAGATCTCGCTGGTCGGGCCACGCGAGCGGATCGCCGAGCGGCTGGCCGCCTGGCGCGCCGGCCCGGTGACCGATCTGCTGGTCACCGCGCCGGACGCGGACACCCTGCGGGTGCTGGCCGAACTGGTGCTGTGA
- a CDS encoding maleylpyruvate isomerase family mycothiol-dependent enzyme — translation MPVLDHDAYLSQLTAEADRLREVLRDADPGAHVPTCPDWSLAELIGHLGGVHRWVTQVVTTRAQEPLRRDLVAGDEPPKDAEGLARWLGDGVTPLVAALREAGPDTRVWSWAGVPTTAFWSRRMVLETLVHRADAAIALQRPYDAPAELAADAIDEWLELMASESALRFRPQLAELRGDGERLHLHATDAPAQLNAEWVVERTPQGITWRREHAKGDVALRAPLTDLFLAFHRRLPLDHERLEIIGDRALLDHWLEHTAF, via the coding sequence GTGCCCGTGCTCGACCATGACGCTTACCTGTCCCAGCTGACCGCGGAGGCCGACCGCCTGCGCGAGGTCCTGCGGGACGCCGACCCCGGCGCCCACGTCCCGACCTGCCCCGACTGGTCGCTGGCCGAACTGATCGGACACCTCGGCGGCGTCCACCGCTGGGTCACCCAGGTGGTGACCACCCGGGCGCAGGAGCCGCTCCGCCGCGACCTGGTGGCCGGCGACGAGCCCCCGAAGGACGCCGAGGGGCTGGCCCGATGGCTCGGCGACGGGGTCACCCCGCTGGTGGCCGCGCTGCGCGAGGCCGGCCCCGACACCCGGGTGTGGTCCTGGGCGGGCGTGCCCACCACCGCGTTCTGGTCCCGCCGGATGGTGCTGGAGACGCTGGTGCACCGGGCGGACGCGGCCATCGCGCTCCAGCGCCCCTACGACGCCCCCGCCGAACTCGCCGCCGACGCCATCGACGAGTGGCTGGAGCTCATGGCGTCCGAGTCGGCCCTGCGGTTCCGCCCGCAACTGGCCGAACTGCGCGGCGACGGCGAGCGGTTGCACCTGCACGCCACCGACGCCCCGGCCCAGCTGAACGCCGAATGGGTCGTCGAACGCACCCCGCAGGGCATCACCTGGCGCCGCGAGCACGCCAAGGGCGACGTAGCGTTGCGTGCCCCGCTCACCGACCTCTTCCTCGCCTTCCACCGCCGGCTCCCGCTGGACCACGAACGGCTGGAGATCATCGGCGACCGGGCGCTGCTCGACCACTGGCTGGAGCACACCGCGTTCTGA
- a CDS encoding prenyltransferase/squalene oxidase repeat-containing protein, with translation MTSPGRTERLVLPGVLTAEQAARTVAGIAATQRPDGSIPWFTGGHLDPWDHVEAAMALDAAGEHERAAAAYRWLAERQNPDGSWYAAYVDGEPTDRGRESNFCAYIAVGVWHHYLSTGDEAFLDTMWPHVFAAVEFVLSLALPGGQIAWRCGEDGDVPAEALLTGCSSIYQALRCALAAAEHREDPQPDWELATGALGHAITHHPERFLDKGRYSMDWYYPVLGGALRGPAAKARIESRWDEFVVPGLGARCVLPNPWVTGGESAELALALWAMGESDRAVEILRSIGHLRAEDGMYWTGYVFADDAVWPEEKTTWTAGALLLAVAALGGDEATTAVFEGGRLPVGLTGPADRCCGGAAGQLR, from the coding sequence GTGACGAGTCCGGGGCGCACCGAGCGACTCGTCCTGCCGGGGGTGCTCACCGCGGAGCAGGCCGCCCGCACGGTCGCCGGGATCGCCGCGACGCAGCGTCCGGACGGCTCCATACCGTGGTTCACCGGCGGCCACCTCGACCCGTGGGACCACGTCGAGGCGGCCATGGCGCTCGACGCGGCCGGCGAGCACGAGCGCGCCGCGGCGGCCTACCGCTGGCTGGCGGAGCGCCAGAACCCGGACGGCTCCTGGTACGCCGCCTACGTCGACGGCGAACCGACCGACCGCGGCCGGGAGTCCAACTTCTGCGCCTACATCGCGGTCGGCGTCTGGCACCACTACCTGTCCACCGGTGACGAGGCGTTCCTCGACACCATGTGGCCGCACGTCTTCGCGGCCGTCGAGTTCGTGCTCTCCCTCGCGCTGCCCGGCGGCCAGATCGCCTGGCGGTGCGGGGAGGACGGCGACGTGCCCGCCGAGGCGCTGCTGACCGGGTGCTCCTCCATCTACCAGGCGCTGCGCTGCGCGCTGGCCGCCGCCGAGCACCGCGAGGACCCGCAGCCCGACTGGGAGCTGGCCACCGGCGCGCTGGGCCACGCCATCACCCATCACCCCGAGCGCTTCCTGGACAAGGGGCGCTACTCGATGGACTGGTACTACCCGGTGCTCGGCGGCGCGCTGCGCGGCCCGGCGGCCAAGGCCCGGATCGAGTCCCGCTGGGACGAGTTCGTGGTGCCCGGCCTCGGCGCCCGCTGCGTGCTGCCCAACCCGTGGGTGACCGGCGGCGAGAGCGCCGAACTGGCGCTGGCGCTGTGGGCGATGGGCGAGTCGGACCGGGCGGTGGAGATCCTGCGCTCCATCGGCCATCTGCGCGCCGAGGACGGGATGTACTGGACCGGGTACGTCTTCGCCGACGACGCGGTGTGGCCGGAGGAGAAGACCACCTGGACCGCGGGCGCGCTGCTGCTGGCGGTGGCGGCGCTCGGCGGTGACGAGGCGACCACCGCGGTCTTCGAGGGCGGCCGGCTCCCGGTCGGCCTCACCGGCCCCGCCGACCGCTGCTGCGGCGGGGCGGCCGGGCAGCTCCGCTGA
- a CDS encoding class I SAM-dependent methyltransferase, translated as MLTVDFSRFPLAPGDRVLDLGCGAGRHAFECYRRGANVVALDRDGDEIREVAKWFAAMKEAGEAPAGASATAMEGDALQLPFPDESFDVVIISEVMEHIPDDKGVLAEMVRVLRPGGRIAVTVPRYGPEKVCWALSDAYHEVEGGHIRIYRADELLERMREAGLRPYGTHHAHGLHSPYWWLKCAFGVDNDQALPVKAYHKLLVWDIMKKPLVTRVAERALNPLIGKSFVAYATKPHTPRAEVRP; from the coding sequence GTGCTGACCGTCGACTTCTCCCGCTTCCCGCTCGCCCCCGGCGACCGGGTGCTCGACCTCGGATGCGGTGCCGGGCGCCATGCCTTCGAGTGCTACCGGCGCGGCGCGAACGTCGTCGCCCTGGACCGCGACGGCGACGAGATCCGCGAGGTCGCCAAGTGGTTCGCGGCCATGAAGGAGGCCGGGGAGGCGCCCGCCGGGGCGAGCGCCACCGCCATGGAGGGGGACGCGCTCCAACTGCCGTTCCCCGACGAGAGCTTCGACGTGGTCATCATCTCCGAGGTCATGGAGCACATACCGGACGACAAGGGGGTGCTCGCCGAGATGGTCCGGGTGTTGCGCCCCGGCGGCCGGATCGCGGTCACCGTGCCCCGTTACGGCCCGGAGAAGGTCTGCTGGGCACTCTCCGACGCCTACCACGAGGTCGAGGGCGGCCACATCCGCATCTACCGCGCCGACGAACTGCTGGAGCGGATGCGCGAGGCGGGGCTGCGCCCGTACGGCACCCACCACGCGCACGGGCTGCACAGCCCCTACTGGTGGCTCAAGTGCGCCTTCGGCGTCGACAACGACCAGGCGCTGCCGGTGAAGGCGTACCACAAGCTGCTGGTGTGGGACATCATGAAGAAGCCGCTGGTCACCCGGGTCGCCGAACGCGCGCTCAACCCGCTGATCGGCAAGAGCTTCGTCGCCTACGCCACCAAGCCGCACACCCCGCGCGCCGAGGTGCGTCCGTGA
- a CDS encoding glycosyltransferase family 4 protein, protein MTAEAAQAAVGQAPPASAAPSGRLAGRPLTDRAPHRQAPADPEGPLRVALLTYKGNPFCGGQGVYVRHLSRELARLGHTVEVIGAQPYPVLDDGVTLTELPSLDLYRQPDPFRTPAREEYRDWIDALEVATMWTGGFPEPLTFSLRVRRLLAARRRDFDVVHDNQTLGYGLLGMDRVGLPLVTTIHHPVTVDRRLDLAAAQDWKRRLSVRRWYGFTQMQKRVARRLPSVLTVSGSSRREIVDDLGVRPERVHVVPIGADTRLFAPDPSVPEVPGRIVTTSSADVPLKGLVFLIEALAAVRSRHPDAHLVVVGKRADDGPVAAAIERLGLGRHVEFVKGISDPELVDLVRSAEVACVPSLYEGFSLPAAEAMATGTPLVATTGGAIPEVAGADGETCLAVPPGDADALATALGRLLGDPALRARLGAAGRDRVLARFTWEQAARGTAERYREAIARRRSLPGTAPRTPN, encoded by the coding sequence GTGACAGCCGAGGCCGCTCAGGCAGCAGTCGGGCAGGCACCCCCCGCGTCCGCGGCGCCCTCCGGCCGCCTCGCCGGACGCCCGCTGACCGACCGCGCCCCGCACCGCCAGGCCCCCGCCGACCCCGAAGGGCCGCTGCGCGTCGCCCTGCTCACCTACAAGGGCAACCCCTTCTGCGGCGGCCAGGGCGTCTACGTCCGCCACCTGTCCCGGGAACTCGCCCGGCTCGGCCACACCGTCGAGGTCATCGGCGCCCAGCCCTACCCGGTGCTCGACGACGGCGTCACCCTCACCGAACTGCCCAGCCTCGACCTGTACCGGCAGCCCGACCCGTTCCGCACCCCCGCCCGCGAGGAGTACCGGGACTGGATCGACGCCCTCGAAGTGGCCACCATGTGGACCGGCGGCTTCCCCGAACCGCTCACCTTCTCGCTGCGGGTACGCCGTCTGCTGGCCGCCCGGCGCCGTGACTTCGACGTCGTCCACGACAACCAGACCCTCGGCTACGGACTGCTGGGCATGGACCGCGTAGGCCTGCCGCTGGTCACCACCATCCACCACCCCGTCACCGTGGACCGCCGGCTCGACCTGGCCGCCGCGCAGGACTGGAAGCGGCGGCTGTCGGTACGCCGCTGGTACGGCTTCACGCAGATGCAGAAGCGGGTGGCCCGCCGGCTGCCCAGCGTGCTCACCGTCTCCGGCTCCTCGCGCCGGGAGATCGTCGACGACCTCGGGGTGCGCCCGGAGCGCGTCCACGTCGTCCCGATCGGCGCCGACACCCGGCTGTTCGCCCCCGACCCCTCGGTGCCCGAGGTGCCCGGGCGGATCGTCACCACCTCCAGCGCCGACGTCCCGCTCAAGGGGCTGGTCTTCCTGATCGAGGCGCTCGCCGCGGTGCGCTCCCGGCACCCGGACGCCCACCTGGTGGTGGTCGGCAAGCGCGCCGACGACGGGCCGGTGGCCGCCGCCATCGAACGCCTCGGGCTCGGCCGCCACGTCGAGTTCGTCAAGGGCATCTCCGACCCCGAACTGGTGGACCTGGTGCGCTCCGCCGAGGTGGCCTGCGTGCCCTCGCTCTACGAAGGTTTCTCGCTGCCCGCCGCCGAGGCGATGGCCACCGGCACCCCGCTGGTCGCCACCACCGGCGGCGCGATCCCCGAGGTCGCCGGGGCGGACGGCGAGACGTGCCTGGCCGTGCCGCCCGGTGACGCGGACGCCCTGGCCACCGCGCTCGGCCGGCTGCTGGGGGACCCGGCCCTGCGTGCCCGGCTCGGCGCCGCCGGCCGCGACCGCGTACTGGCCCGCTTCACCTGGGAGCAGGCCGCGCGCGGCACGGCGGAGCGCTACCGGGAAGCCATCGCCCGACGCAGGAGTCTCCCGGGGACCGCCCCCCGGACCCCCAACTGA
- a CDS encoding TetR family transcriptional regulator — MATGPKPATPPLTERQEARRRRILDAGAALAGRGGFDAVQMREVAENSQVALGTLYRYFPSKVHLLVATMQDQLRQMHEALRKRPPTAAEPSARVAETLMRAFRAMQREPHLADAMVRALTFADRSVSAEVDTVSRLTTAIILDAMRLPGPPGPDQLSVVRVIEHTWHSALVTWLSGRASIAQVKIDIETVCRLIDLPVPAGAGRADG, encoded by the coding sequence ATGGCCACCGGACCGAAGCCGGCCACCCCGCCGCTGACGGAACGTCAGGAGGCCCGCCGCCGACGCATCCTCGACGCCGGCGCGGCGCTGGCGGGCCGGGGCGGTTTCGACGCCGTCCAGATGCGCGAGGTCGCCGAGAACTCCCAGGTGGCACTGGGCACTTTGTACCGGTACTTCCCCTCCAAGGTGCATCTGCTGGTGGCCACCATGCAGGACCAGTTGCGGCAGATGCACGAGGCGCTGCGCAAGCGCCCGCCGACCGCCGCCGAGCCGTCGGCCCGGGTCGCCGAGACGCTGATGCGGGCGTTCCGTGCCATGCAGCGCGAACCGCATCTGGCCGACGCCATGGTGCGCGCGCTCACCTTCGCCGACCGGTCGGTCAGCGCCGAGGTGGACACCGTCTCCCGGCTGACCACCGCGATCATCCTGGACGCCATGCGGCTGCCCGGGCCGCCCGGCCCCGACCAGCTCTCCGTGGTCCGGGTCATCGAACACACCTGGCACTCCGCGCTGGTGACCTGGCTGTCCGGCCGCGCCTCCATCGCCCAGGTCAAGATCGACATCGAGACGGTGTGCCGACTGATCGACCTGCCGGTCCCGGCGGGCGCCGGGCGCGCCGACGGCTGA
- a CDS encoding response regulator transcription factor — MIRVLVVHDTRLLGSALAALLGREDDLDVTATSWGELKSAVRTVRPDVCVVDVECPGSAGLGTEEGPAGLNNVLAPHSGPAAAGDPAAGPSARPRTAAPAPAPGSRTPGAGDPGRPSRPALLVLAAPSKPGLLRRASRAQALGYVNKDAPPDALATAIRRVAEGKRFVDTSLGFDFLRASEIPLTNRELSVLTLAAEGASVAEIARSLHLSNGTVRNYMAAINRKTGARNRVDAIRISQGAGWV; from the coding sequence GTGATACGGGTCCTTGTGGTGCATGACACCCGCCTGCTCGGGTCGGCGCTGGCGGCGCTGCTCGGCCGGGAGGACGACCTGGACGTGACGGCGACGAGTTGGGGGGAGCTGAAATCGGCCGTGCGCACCGTACGGCCGGATGTCTGCGTGGTCGACGTGGAGTGTCCCGGCTCCGCCGGACTGGGCACCGAGGAGGGTCCGGCGGGGCTGAACAACGTCCTGGCACCGCACTCCGGCCCGGCCGCCGCGGGGGACCCCGCCGCCGGGCCGTCGGCACGGCCGCGTACGGCCGCCCCCGCACCGGCGCCGGGCAGCCGAACACCGGGCGCCGGTGACCCCGGCAGACCGTCCCGGCCCGCGCTGCTCGTGCTGGCCGCGCCGAGCAAGCCCGGCCTGCTGCGCCGCGCCTCGCGGGCCCAGGCGCTCGGGTACGTCAACAAGGACGCCCCGCCGGACGCCCTCGCCACGGCGATCCGCCGCGTCGCGGAAGGGAAACGTTTCGTCGACACCTCGCTCGGTTTCGACTTCCTGCGCGCCTCCGAAATCCCGCTCACCAACCGCGAGTTGAGCGTGCTGACGCTGGCCGCCGAGGGTGCCTCGGTCGCCGAGATCGCCCGCAGCCTCCACCTGTCCAACGGCACGGTGCGCAACTACATGGCGGCGATCAACCGCAAGACCGGCGCCCGCAACCGGGTGGACGCCATCCGCATCTCACAGGGGGCCGGCTGGGTGTGA
- a CDS encoding ATP-binding cassette domain-containing protein, with product MDGGRFAGVREGWGFFRRRRGVVGRLAAWSVLEAGQTLLAGYAPARALDAGFLAHRPLTGLGWLGVAAVAVPAGAYGTGRVYRNVAALAEPLRDALVRRVVARGVRRAEAAAVSRLTHQVEIARDTFAGLVLLARSFVFTAVGALTGLLLLDPLLLVVVVPPLAVGLALFAATLRPMARRQEAFLTADEAIAAELALVSGGLRDVTAAGAEDRVAAGAGALIDAEYRAARRLAWWSVVRAAAPVAGGRLPVVLLLALAPWLTGRGVTPGALVGALTYLTQSLQPALQTLTHGLGTGGSRLTVVLRRLLRGADASPRPAPVPPGGPPPGAPAVELRGVTFGYGPGAEPVVRGLDLTVPHGGHLAVVGPSGVGKSTVTALIAGVLVADAGRIRVCGAPPGPPAHRVLIPQEAYVFTGTVRDNLGYLREDPVADDEARAAAEAVGAARLIDRLGGLDAPLDPAALAAGERQLIALARAFLSPAPVVLLDEATCHLDPAAEARAERAFAARPGGTLIVVAHRIASARRAGRVLVMDGPHTDCGTHQELLDRSARYRDLVGAWDGRADAEAGAEEEAPEAATGTERVGRSHPAGPL from the coding sequence GTGGACGGCGGACGGTTCGCGGGGGTGCGGGAGGGGTGGGGGTTCTTTCGGCGGCGGCGGGGGGTGGTGGGGCGGTTGGCGGCGTGGTCGGTGCTGGAGGCGGGGCAGACGTTGCTCGCCGGGTACGCGCCGGCGCGGGCGTTGGACGCGGGGTTCCTGGCGCACCGGCCGCTGACGGGGCTGGGGTGGCTGGGGGTGGCGGCGGTGGCGGTGCCGGCCGGCGCGTACGGCACCGGCCGGGTGTACCGCAACGTGGCCGCCCTCGCCGAACCGCTGCGGGACGCCCTGGTGCGCCGGGTCGTCGCGCGCGGGGTGCGGCGGGCCGAGGCGGCGGCGGTCTCCCGGCTGACCCATCAGGTGGAGATCGCCCGGGACACGTTCGCCGGGCTGGTTCTGCTCGCTCGTTCGTTCGTCTTCACCGCGGTGGGCGCCCTCACCGGTCTGCTGCTGCTCGATCCGCTACTGCTGGTGGTCGTCGTGCCGCCGCTCGCGGTGGGGCTGGCGCTCTTCGCGGCGACCCTGCGGCCGATGGCCCGGCGGCAGGAGGCGTTCCTCACCGCGGACGAGGCGATCGCGGCCGAACTCGCCCTGGTCAGCGGCGGGTTGCGGGACGTCACCGCGGCCGGCGCGGAGGACCGGGTGGCCGCCGGGGCCGGGGCGCTGATCGACGCCGAGTACCGCGCCGCGCGCCGGCTGGCCTGGTGGTCGGTGGTGCGCGCGGCGGCCCCGGTGGCCGGCGGTCGCCTCCCGGTGGTGCTGCTGCTCGCCCTGGCGCCGTGGCTGACCGGACGCGGGGTCACCCCGGGCGCCCTGGTCGGCGCGCTGACCTACCTCACGCAGTCGCTCCAGCCCGCGTTGCAGACCCTCACCCACGGCCTGGGCACCGGCGGCTCCCGGCTCACCGTGGTGCTGCGCCGGCTGCTGCGCGGCGCGGACGCGTCCCCGCGCCCGGCCCCCGTACCCCCCGGCGGGCCGCCTCCCGGCGCCCCCGCCGTCGAACTGCGCGGGGTCACCTTCGGGTACGGCCCCGGGGCGGAGCCGGTGGTGCGCGGGCTGGACCTGACGGTGCCGCACGGCGGACACCTCGCCGTGGTCGGGCCGTCCGGGGTGGGCAAGTCCACGGTGACCGCGCTGATCGCCGGGGTGCTGGTGGCGGACGCGGGACGGATCCGGGTGTGCGGGGCGCCGCCCGGTCCGCCCGCGCACCGGGTGCTCATCCCGCAGGAGGCGTACGTGTTCACCGGGACCGTCCGCGACAACCTCGGCTACCTGCGCGAGGACCCGGTGGCCGACGACGAGGCGCGGGCGGCGGCCGAGGCGGTGGGCGCGGCCCGGCTGATCGACCGGCTCGGCGGGCTGGACGCGCCGCTCGACCCGGCCGCGCTGGCGGCGGGTGAACGCCAACTGATCGCGCTGGCACGGGCGTTCCTCTCACCCGCCCCCGTCGTGCTTCTCGACGAGGCCACCTGCCACCTCGACCCGGCCGCCGAGGCGCGGGCGGAACGGGCGTTCGCCGCTCGCCCGGGGGGAACGCTCATCGTGGTCGCGCACCGGATCGCCTCCGCCCGCCGGGCCGGCCGCGTCCTGGTGATGGACGGGCCGCACACCGACTGCGGTACCCACCAGGAGCTGCTGGATCGTTCCGCCCGCTACCGGGACCTGGTCGGCGCGTGGGACGGCCGGGCGGATGCGGAGGCCGGGGCGGAGGAAGAGGCGCCGGAGGCGGCGACGGGAACGGAGCGGGTCGGCCGCTCACACCCAGCCGGCCCCCTGTGA